Below is a genomic region from Micropterus dolomieu isolate WLL.071019.BEF.003 ecotype Adirondacks linkage group LG08, ASM2129224v1, whole genome shotgun sequence.
CAGTTACAGTTACTTAGTGTCAGTTAATATAAGATGCTTCTTCTTTACTGCTCATTTTTAGGTCATTGGATGTGTATAAATAGGATTGCTTATAATGAACATGTTTATATACACTGAAATCAGTAAAACAACGAATGAATGCTTGTTATTTTAAGAGGTTGTTCAcactattaattaattaaaatttaattttgttctgTCACTTTCCTGTATAGAAGTATTTCACCCAAGTCAAAGGATGCCAAATTAAAGAGAGacagggaaataaaaacagaagaagaggaagatgaaaaaaagaagaaagagaaggtaAAAATCTTTTTATGGTGTTACATTGTTTCTCAGGTTGTTATTTTCAGTGTTTGACGTGTGTTCCCGCTGTTCAGGTCCAACCTTTGTCTTTGGAAGAGCTTCTCGCCAAGAAGAAGGCAGAAGAGGAAGCTGAAGCAAAGGTGATAATTTTCCTGAgcttcacattttcttttccttttttttaaacccaagatcTTGTTTTCCTTACTACTTCTTTTTCCTTTGTCCTATGCAGCCCAAGTTCCTCTCCAAGGCGGAGCGAGAAGCTGAGGCTTTGAAACGGAGGGAGCaacagacagaggaaaggaggaggttattggaagaggagaggaagaagagaaggatgTTCCAGGACATGGGGAGAAAAATGATGGGTGCGCATCAGCCTCTGGTTCATTCAGTGTAAAATGACCTGCTTGCTGTTATAGAAGCATCAGGGTCGTAATTGAGAATGTGTGTTACAGAGGACCCacaggagagggagagacgAGAGCGAAGAGAGCGAATGGATCGAGAGAACAACGGGAATGAAGAAGATGACGGGCGACAAAAGCTCAGAGAGGAGAAAGATAAGAGCAAAGAACTCGTCGCCATCAAGGTAAGTCTCAAGAGAAATGGCATGAGCGAGAGACTATGTTTGGCAATTTAAAAGATCATTTTCTAAGTAAAGAAGTTtgcagtaaaacagtaaagtaacatttactgttttagttCTGTAAAGTTTGTGAAACTGCACAACGAACAACATCTTTCATCTTGCACAATATTCGTCATTAACGCTGTAATGCTAGTGTAACACAGAGTTCGATGTGTGGTGGTTTTATGAGAAGAAACAACAGGATGGAGACGGATAACTTTACTCTTCTCCACAGTTCATCAGCTtcataacaacaacagcacTTCCTTGTTCAGCCTCTCACGTGACTGAACTAACACTCAGcaacaatcagaatcagattcagAAGGAGCCAagttattgccaagtagtgttttacacatacaaggaatttggtttggtgttaaggtgctacacgcagacagacatacagctgacataaatagatgtagaaatatataaatatgtaataaacaaatgcaagttatataagaagaacagagaaaaataatacaactgacaatataagaaaataaaaataacaatggaacaacaaTTAACAAATTCACAACAGAtgtgtgcaatgtgccaggttcgtgCATGACTTGACATGAAGtgatttacatgtgcagagacgatTGTATTATTTGAGGAGGGGttggagtgtcagtggggggcccgggccttgttgatgaggctagctgcagacgggtagaagctgtttttgtggagagaggttttggtcccgatggaccgcagcctcttgccagaggggagagtctgaaacagtttgtggctGGGATGGGAGGCGTCAGcggcaatctttcctgctcgcctcagagtccagcaggcgtgcaggtcctgaagtgatggaagattggctgcaatcaccttctctgcagatcAAGCAATCAGCAGCTAGCAGAAGTTAGACTGAAGTAAATGCAAGGAAAACAAACAGGTAGATTCAGCTTAATATAGTAGCTGATTTACAGATTCAAATGCAACaatttaaacatgtaaatatgtaaataccAACTGTGtaatacaaaaatgtaagtAGTTAACAGAGTAAACACTGTCAATATATTTTTAGTACATTACCTTAAATATATGAATTGATTTAACTTCTAACTCTTACACTAGCTAACCTTGATTGCATGGTTGTTATGAGCTTGGTAACTTATGGCGCGTGCCAGTTGTACTGGGAAGTCAGAAGTTCCAACCCGCCAGTTGGAAATTTCGACTGGAACCCCCCCATAAGACCGATTTCTGACACCAGAAAGTCAGGAGAGAACATCACCAACCCCAAAACCCAAGATGGCTGCTCAAGCTGTAGTAATATAATGTTTATTACACTTCTCTCTTTACTTGTGTCTCATTAAGTCAGTCGTACACACTGTACAGTCCAACTTATATCCGTAGACATGTTGCTTGTATGTGCAAAATACAATGGCTAAAAGCCTTCATCTTCATTTTCCGACTTAAAATTTGTTGTACGCTGGAACAtggtcaactcgggtgtgagaTCATTCCCAGCTCTGTTTCCGACTTccaaggtaaatggaacgcGCCATTAGCAGTGTTCCACGCACAAACGTATCTAACCTGATGTGTAACCCTATGACTCTTCGTAGTTTTATCTCATCATCTACACATGTAAGTCCTTTGACgcattttttttcatccccacccCATTAATAATCTGAAAATACCTACTAGTTGTATTTACTATAAAGAAAAGCCAGGGCAAGCGTCTCTCATGATGATCATAAAAGTAAGACTTAATGGCAAAATAAATTTTCTCAGTAGTGCCTCCGCTCCCTATCTAAATGTCGAGTGAGCAACTCTTTCCCTTAAATGTCCTATCCTGTctcaataaaacaatataaatatctGATCTTTACAGGAGCGTTACTTGGGTGGGCTCAAGAAACGCCGTAGAACCCGTCACCTGAATGACAGGAAGTTTGTGTTTGAGTGGGATGCTTCTGAAGACACTTCAGTTGACTACAACCCAATGTGAGtgaacataaacacatttcaccttTTGAATGGAAGCAggtcttttgttttgtcagaaCGTGTACCAGTCTGCAACAATGTGAATGTTCCCAATCTGTCTCCTAGttacaaagaaaagcatcaggtaCAGCTGTACGGGCGAGGCTTCATCGCCGGCATCGACTTGAAGCAGCAGAAAAGAGACCAGTCACGTTTTTATGGTGACCTGATGGAGAAAAGACGCACACTGGAAGAGAAGGAGCAGGAAGAGTGAGTGAAACAGAGAAATGGTCAGCTTAGTTTGTGGCTTTAAGGAGCATACCAGTGGTTTTCAAAAGCTACTTCAGAGTGTATGtataaattaaaacagacagGAAGGTGGTTGTAGTTGAAGGAAGGCACCATCCAATGTTTATACTCTGCTCCTCTCAGGGTAAGACTGAAGAAGATGCGTAAGAAGGAAGCCAAGCAGCGCTGGGACGACAGACATTGGTCTCAGAAGAAGCTGGACGAGATGACGGACAGAGACTGGCGAATCTTCAGAGAGGACTACAGCATCACCACCAAGGGAGGAAAGATCCCGAACCCCATCAGGAACTGGAAGGAGTATTCGCTGCCCGCACACATCCTGGAGGTCATCGACAAATGTGGCTACAAGGTCAGCTCGCTCGAGCCTCGACGTGGAAGTTTCCATGAGAGCAATACAGAGTGGTGGAGAATTAGATTTTTGTAACTATGACAAACGGATAAGATCAGATATGTTTTAGTTTGATGTGCACAGACTATATCGTCTCTCTGTTTAAGTCAGTGTAATCACTAATAATGACgtgtttcttttaaatccaGGATCCGACACCTATTCAGAGGCAGGCCATTCCCATTGGTTTACAGAACCGTGACATCATTGGTGTGGCTGAGACAGGTAGCGGTAAAACAGCTGCTTTCCTTATTCCACTGCTGGTCTGGATTACTACCCTGCCAAAGATTGACAGGTAACACTTAAATAATCTCTTGCCACTTAAATTTTCCAAGATTTTATGTTTGCctgtacacatttttatttatttttttacttggaTATGCGTCTGTTACATTCATCTGCTCTCTGTGCAGGATTGAAGATTCAGACCAGGGTCCGTATGCTGTGATCCTGGCCCCGACTCGTGAGTTGGCGCAGCAGATTGAAGAGGAGACCATCAAGTTCGGTAAACCGCTTGGCATCCGCACAGTGGCTGTGATTGGAGGAATCTCCAGAGAGGACCAGGGCTTCCGTCTCAGGATGGGCTGTGAGGTGAAACATGCAGCATATATATGAGTGTTTCTTGGACAAGtagaaaaacaactgaaacagtATTTAGATAATCAATCTAAGTGTCTAAAGTTATCATCCTGCTAATGCCAAATGACCACACAAATCTGTTTCTCATGTGTAATTGGTAACGGTCTCATTTTGACACAGTAACATTCAAATGACTTGGTTACACTGACTTCTCTTATTCTTTGTGAACATGTGTCACAAAATGTTGAGTAAATAAGTTATTCTTCTTTAAATTCTCATTACAATAACCTCTAAATATgaatacacagacatgatacacaTAGTTAGTTTTAGCATGACGTCTACtcataaatatgtttattgtcatggataaacattaaattaaatctgcCTAGAAATTTATAGAGAAAAGACTCTCCTTATAACCTCAGATGTTGCCTAACAATCATCACATAGTGACGTTTTCTTCAGTAATAGAATAATCTAGTTTATCAGAACATGTTTATAGTGTAGACATTTACTGCTAATAGCTAATTTTACCATATTTTTAATGGTGCATCGTccagattaaaacggtgaatcagaagatgtttgtttgaaaacgctgctgacccgatggacaaaacggaggactttataaaacgatgacacacactcacatttggctttgtgggtcggtcttatcagtcatgcaaagcaaaaacacgatgctacttacagagttttagttttggtatttttattaaaatataagtactgtgtaaataacacttaacagttagcctagcctactgtgcatgtcgctgtatttactatgcgacaactcccagtctgttttccgccgccgtCTCTCgtactcccgtgttactttcagtaacagttNNNNNNNNNNNNNNNNNNNNcacataatcatttacaattagagTTGAGCAGAATTCAGACAAGTGGAGCAACACgcaggagcgatcatgtgaaactgtcgcagctgtgctcatctcacacacaccacCCGCAACCGGAGTTTAATAGACACAgcgcatcaggcagagagagagatccttaagtgtgagtttcctgatgcaaagagcggcctctctctctctgtttttgttacaaaaacggagaccttttgctacgtttccgtctcccgtccagattaaaacggtgaatcagaagatgtttgtttgaaaacgctgctgacccg
It encodes:
- the LOC123974682 gene encoding probable ATP-dependent RNA helicase DDX23 — translated: MAADSTDKKDAEASGSKDRERKRSRSRERKASPTRNKRHRSRERNRSKSAERERRMKDKDRDKERDRDKDRERGRKDRDGHRRDKDRSKRSRSISPKSKDAKLKRDREIKTEEEEDEKKKKEKVQPLSLEELLAKKKAEEEAEAKPKFLSKAEREAEALKRREQQTEERRRLLEEERKKRRMFQDMGRKMMEDPQERERRERRERMDRENNGNEEDDGRQKLREEKDKSKELVAIKERYLGGLKKRRRTRHLNDRKFVFEWDASEDTSVDYNPIYKEKHQVQLYGRGFIAGIDLKQQKRDQSRFYGDLMEKRRTLEEKEQEEVRLKKMRKKEAKQRWDDRHWSQKKLDEMTDRDWRIFREDYSITTKGGKIPNPIRNWKEYSLPAHILEVIDKCGYKDPTPIQRQAIPIGLQNRDIIGVAETGSGKTAAFLIPLLVWITTLPKIDRIEDSDQGPYAVILAPTRELAQQIEEETIKFGKPLGIRTVAVIGGISREDQGFRLRMGCEEKCQQEEVVMCAKAIARAKQGQCMRWEGVQRRKTSWKELWEMETFRASFTIKAAYDALPSPKNISYWYREDPTCCLCSSPATLKHILVGCKTNLIQGSYTWRHNQVLQSLAAMLEIRQMSINTLPPPSFSWQQYLSEKVEGRPGSPQQVQTLGSCAVHSEDDGRLRQEAK